From Streptomyces chrestomyceticus JCM 4735, one genomic window encodes:
- the murJ gene encoding murein biosynthesis integral membrane protein MurJ, which produces MNAPYDGDRGRGARGTPAGQGPPTPQGQPPQDPYVQDAYANDPYRAQDPTAQDPVNDVLYDRSAHPPPAPGQAPHPLYQQPPAPQHTPDPQVWAPPPPPEPQGPTRHLPYGDDAATTQFVGVDDLITQAADERPGQDAFAHLYRDQQQPYEPQRPYEQQRPHEAQQQPYGQQRPYGQQRPQETQQPYGQQPPQGTQQPYGQQRPYEPQQAMTPQPDPVPQAAAVPEQPPAPVPAPEPAKRSGGRASSLLKSSAVMAAGTLVSRILGFVRNLVIAAAIGVGTLNDSYQVANTLPTMIYILVGGGALNAVFIPQLVRAMKTDEDGGEAYANRLLTLVTVLMAGVTTVCVLAAPVFIGIMSPKIASDPEQMDVAVAFARYCLPTMFFMGVHVVLGQILNARGRFGAMMWTPVLNNIIVIATFGAFIWVFGSFSHSGVGAGNVSADAVRLLGIGTLLGLTVQALAMFPYLRDAGFRLRPRFDWRGHGLGKAARLAKWTFFFVLANQLGMVVVTQIATWAGSVAESEGHSGTGITAYNYALQLWQMPQAIITVSVMTAVLPRISRAAHDGDETAVRDDISYGLRTSAVAIVPCAFAFVALGVPMATLMFSSAGSGATNIGYVIMAFGLGLIPYSAQYVILRGFYAYEDTRTPFFNTVIVAAVNAAGSGLCFLLLPARWVVVGLAASYGLAYAVGVGVAWRRLRTRLGGDLDGPHVIRTYARLSGACVPAALVGGAAAYGITLALGSGVTGSLAALAGGGVTLIAVFFLAAKRMRVEEMNAMVGMVRAKLGR; this is translated from the coding sequence ATGAATGCGCCGTACGACGGTGACCGCGGCAGGGGTGCGCGCGGCACTCCTGCGGGTCAGGGACCGCCGACGCCTCAGGGGCAGCCGCCCCAGGACCCGTACGTGCAGGACGCGTACGCCAACGACCCGTACCGGGCGCAGGACCCCACGGCCCAGGACCCGGTGAACGACGTCCTCTACGACCGGTCGGCCCACCCCCCGCCGGCCCCCGGCCAGGCCCCGCACCCGCTCTACCAGCAGCCACCTGCCCCGCAGCACACTCCGGACCCCCAGGTGTGGGCCCCGCCCCCGCCTCCCGAGCCCCAGGGCCCGACCCGGCACCTGCCGTACGGTGACGACGCCGCCACGACGCAGTTCGTGGGGGTGGACGACCTCATCACGCAGGCCGCCGACGAGCGCCCCGGGCAGGACGCCTTCGCGCACCTGTACCGGGACCAGCAGCAGCCGTACGAACCGCAGCGTCCTTATGAGCAGCAGCGCCCCCACGAAGCGCAGCAGCAGCCGTACGGCCAGCAACGCCCGTACGGACAGCAGCGCCCCCAGGAAACACAGCAGCCGTACGGGCAGCAGCCCCCGCAGGGAACACAGCAGCCTTACGGCCAGCAGCGCCCGTACGAGCCGCAGCAGGCGATGACGCCGCAGCCGGACCCCGTTCCGCAGGCCGCCGCCGTGCCGGAGCAGCCGCCTGCCCCGGTGCCCGCGCCGGAGCCCGCCAAGCGCTCCGGCGGGCGCGCCTCCAGCCTGCTGAAGTCCAGCGCAGTCATGGCCGCGGGCACGCTGGTCTCGCGCATCCTGGGCTTCGTCCGCAACCTCGTCATCGCCGCGGCGATCGGCGTCGGCACGCTCAACGACTCGTACCAGGTCGCCAACACCCTGCCGACGATGATCTACATCCTGGTCGGCGGCGGCGCCCTGAACGCCGTCTTCATCCCGCAGCTCGTGCGGGCCATGAAGACCGACGAGGACGGCGGCGAGGCGTACGCCAACCGGCTCCTGACCCTGGTCACCGTGCTGATGGCCGGTGTCACCACGGTCTGTGTGCTGGCGGCGCCGGTCTTCATCGGCATCATGTCGCCGAAGATCGCCTCGGACCCCGAGCAGATGGACGTCGCGGTCGCCTTCGCCCGCTACTGCCTGCCGACCATGTTCTTCATGGGCGTGCACGTCGTACTGGGACAGATCCTCAACGCCCGCGGCCGGTTCGGCGCGATGATGTGGACCCCGGTCCTCAACAACATCATCGTGATCGCCACCTTCGGCGCGTTCATCTGGGTCTTCGGCAGCTTCTCGCACAGCGGTGTGGGCGCGGGCAACGTCTCCGCCGACGCGGTCCGGCTGCTGGGCATCGGCACCCTGCTCGGGCTGACCGTGCAGGCGCTCGCCATGTTCCCCTACCTCCGGGACGCCGGTTTCCGGCTCCGCCCCCGCTTCGACTGGCGCGGTCACGGGCTCGGCAAGGCGGCCCGGCTCGCCAAGTGGACCTTCTTCTTCGTCCTCGCCAACCAGCTCGGCATGGTCGTGGTGACCCAGATCGCCACCTGGGCCGGCTCGGTGGCCGAGAGTGAGGGCCACTCCGGCACCGGTATCACCGCCTACAACTACGCGCTGCAGCTCTGGCAGATGCCGCAGGCCATCATCACCGTCTCGGTCATGACCGCCGTCCTGCCGCGCATCTCCCGGGCCGCCCACGACGGGGACGAGACCGCCGTCCGCGACGACATCTCCTACGGGCTGCGGACCTCCGCGGTGGCCATCGTGCCGTGCGCCTTCGCGTTCGTGGCGCTCGGTGTGCCCATGGCGACGCTGATGTTCTCCAGCGCCGGCTCCGGCGCCACCAACATCGGCTACGTGATCATGGCGTTCGGACTCGGCCTGATCCCGTACTCCGCGCAGTACGTCATCCTGCGCGGTTTCTACGCCTACGAGGACACCCGCACGCCGTTCTTCAACACGGTGATCGTCGCGGCCGTCAACGCGGCGGGCTCCGGGCTGTGCTTCCTCCTCCTGCCGGCCCGCTGGGTCGTGGTCGGCCTCGCGGCGTCCTATGGCCTGGCCTACGCCGTCGGCGTCGGCGTGGCCTGGCGGCGCCTGCGCACCCGGCTGGGTGGCGACCTGGACGGACCACACGTCATTCGTACGTACGCCCGTCTCTCCGGCGCCTGTGTGCCCGCCGCTCTGGTCGGCGGCGCGGCCGCATACGGAATCACCCTGGCGCTCGGCAG